The proteins below come from a single Pandoraea apista genomic window:
- a CDS encoding DUF2939 domain-containing protein, which translates to MRKLSVAGISIGTLVVVLGLLFGTPYYTLWRARDAANARDATALSAYVDYPAVRESLKTNLHDELSRQMDKQRGNAFGALALALGGWVSDRVVEALLTPEAVAAMLRGDSTGLPPAPGAPAPSDAAPQSAQSPQGAGSPAQPAPAAPAGGGESSAGNEPPRTITRTEFQDFSHFLVHVSRSDRPERVVTFTLTRRNLVQWRLTAIALPPL; encoded by the coding sequence ATGCGTAAGCTATCAGTTGCCGGCATTTCCATTGGAACGCTGGTTGTCGTGCTGGGATTGCTCTTCGGCACGCCGTATTACACGTTGTGGCGCGCCCGCGACGCCGCGAATGCCCGCGACGCCACGGCACTCTCGGCCTATGTGGACTATCCGGCCGTGCGAGAGAGCCTCAAAACGAACTTGCATGACGAACTCTCGCGCCAGATGGACAAACAACGCGGCAACGCCTTCGGCGCGCTGGCCCTTGCGTTGGGGGGCTGGGTGTCGGATCGCGTCGTGGAAGCCCTCCTGACGCCCGAAGCCGTGGCCGCCATGTTGCGCGGCGACAGCACCGGCTTGCCGCCAGCGCCGGGAGCGCCGGCCCCCAGCGATGCCGCACCGCAGTCTGCCCAATCGCCGCAAGGCGCGGGCAGCCCCGCACAGCCAGCCCCGGCGGCACCTGCGGGGGGGGGTGAGTCGTCTGCGGGTAACGAACCGCCGCGTACTATCACGCGCACGGAGTTTCAGGATTTCAGTCACTTCCTCGTGCACGTCTCGCGCAGTGATCGACCGGAGCGGGTCGTGACGTTCACGCTCACGCGGCGCAATCTTGTGCAGTGGCGTCTGACGGCGATTGCTTTGCCGCCCCTGTAA
- a CDS encoding DUF2147 domain-containing protein yields MLNMTLWQRLCVAIALSANALFAMADNGMSTPVGVWRIVDETGDPKALITISEKDGEYVGALTKSLGRSDALERRCNDCTDWRKGRKLQGLEIIRGLRKAPDSDEYTGGKILDPDSGSEYGCKMRVVDGGRKLEVRGYFGISLLGRTQTWIREQ; encoded by the coding sequence ATGTTGAACATGACGTTGTGGCAACGGCTGTGCGTGGCGATCGCGTTGTCGGCTAACGCGCTTTTCGCGATGGCCGACAACGGCATGTCAACGCCTGTCGGCGTATGGAGAATCGTCGATGAGACGGGCGATCCGAAGGCGCTCATCACCATCAGCGAGAAAGATGGCGAGTACGTAGGAGCACTGACCAAGAGTCTGGGCAGAAGCGATGCGCTCGAGCGTCGCTGCAACGACTGCACCGATTGGCGTAAGGGCAGAAAGCTTCAGGGACTGGAGATCATTCGTGGCCTGCGCAAGGCCCCCGACAGCGACGAATACACCGGCGGGAAAATTCTTGATCCGGATAGCGGCAGCGAATACGGCTGCAAAATGCGTGTGGTCGACGGTGGCCGGAAGCTCGAGGTGAGGGGCTATTTCGGCATCTCGCTATTAGGCCGCACGCAAACCTGGATACGGGAGCAGTAA
- a CDS encoding MarR family winged helix-turn-helix transcriptional regulator, which yields MARFISDTGVLMRGHGESATQISEPAAMRETGNGFTNGHSHNTYGAESGAAAGATSTASPLNGTHGTMSDRHTNRNELVAGIVRSLGRRLAVYTALYHSALAEQLGLNVTDLNALDLILELESITAGQLAELMGVSSGGITTVIDRLERAGFVEREKNPHDRRMVMIHPIEERCAQIEQFLSSVSRELTAVSAAYDHSELAAIHDFLVQSIRTLKSETFRLRFEADQDIAGLVSNSRNATTKI from the coding sequence ATGGCCCGCTTCATATCCGACACCGGCGTTCTGATGCGCGGTCATGGCGAATCCGCCACGCAAATCTCCGAACCCGCGGCAATGCGTGAGACCGGCAACGGTTTTACGAATGGCCACAGTCACAACACGTACGGCGCCGAATCGGGTGCCGCCGCCGGGGCGACCTCAACCGCCTCCCCGCTCAACGGAACGCACGGCACCATGAGCGACAGACATACGAACCGTAACGAACTCGTTGCCGGCATTGTCCGCTCGCTCGGACGCCGGCTCGCCGTGTACACCGCGCTCTATCACTCGGCGCTCGCCGAGCAACTCGGCCTGAATGTCACCGACCTGAACGCCCTCGATCTGATTCTCGAACTGGAATCGATCACTGCGGGTCAGCTCGCCGAACTCATGGGTGTTAGCTCCGGCGGCATCACGACGGTCATCGATCGGCTCGAGCGTGCGGGCTTCGTCGAGCGCGAGAAAAATCCGCACGACCGCCGCATGGTGATGATTCACCCCATTGAAGAGCGCTGTGCGCAGATCGAGCAGTTCCTGTCGTCGGTCTCGCGCGAGCTTACGGCAGTCAGCGCCGCGTACGACCACAGCGAACTCGCCGCGATTCACGATTTCCTGGTGCAGAGCATTCGCACCCTGAAGAGCGAGACCTTTCGTCTTCGCTTCGAGGCCGATCAGGACATCGCCGGTCTGGTCTCGAACAGCCGAAACGCGACGACAAAGATCTGA
- a CDS encoding DUF2147 domain-containing protein, whose translation MKQISNATSWRRLGAHALVAVALLGGMAKAAMAADDMSPVGVWKTIDDNTGKPKALVTISEKDGEYVGTITKGLGESDDPERVCTACTDARKGQKMLGMQIIRGVRKDGDTYGGGKILDPENGKEYNCKMTVVDGGKKLDVRGFIGISLIGRTQTWIREQ comes from the coding sequence ATGAAGCAGATTTCTAACGCGACGTCGTGGCGACGTCTGGGTGCTCACGCGCTCGTCGCAGTGGCGCTGTTGGGGGGTATGGCCAAAGCGGCAATGGCCGCAGACGACATGTCGCCGGTCGGGGTATGGAAGACCATCGACGACAACACCGGCAAGCCGAAGGCGCTCGTAACGATTTCCGAGAAGGATGGTGAGTATGTCGGCACCATCACTAAGGGTCTGGGGGAAAGCGACGATCCGGAGCGCGTGTGCACGGCCTGCACGGACGCTCGCAAGGGGCAGAAGATGCTCGGCATGCAGATCATTCGCGGCGTGCGAAAAGACGGTGACACCTACGGTGGCGGCAAGATTCTCGATCCGGAAAACGGCAAGGAATACAACTGCAAGATGACCGTAGTTGACGGCGGCAAGAAGCTCGACGTTCGCGGCTTCATCGGCATTTCGTTGATCGGTCGCACGCAGACATGGATTCGCGAGCAATGA
- a CDS encoding collagen-like triple helix repeat-containing protein, with product MSKHLHPTLLAAMVAGIVGVTGCSSSGGGSGATANTPTNPTNPTNPNTPTNPTNPTTTSNGVVSSVGSVVSAIGNQVSGTTIPGVSPQATQGFGGALAQTGNAVTDLGSGVGNGLGQLGKSGADPVGTTLASTGGVVSDLGKAGISLGSGIAGVGKSGPLANTPVDTLTGVLGNAVATVGQGGVQGGAALTQALTSAPVVQATTALSSAISPITNTVVTTTQTLGNTAGLGAPAAGLIGTLGGALNSASAQVKAAAPNAVVASLGNPLGALGNTLASAGGLLSGSTSTANPNALGNVLANVGNTTVTPTSASGSNPLGAVTGLLGGLTGATGATGMSGSNPLGAVTGLLGGVTNTTGGGSGSSGGAGNALAPVTTLLSTVTAPLTTLASAGTGGTSGAGGLLAPVTGLLGGLGGAGK from the coding sequence ATGTCGAAGCATCTGCACCCTACGTTGCTGGCCGCGATGGTGGCGGGCATCGTCGGCGTCACGGGCTGCTCCAGCTCAGGCGGCGGCAGCGGGGCCACGGCCAACACGCCGACCAATCCCACAAACCCGACGAACCCGAACACGCCAACCAATCCGACGAACCCGACCACAACCAGCAACGGCGTGGTCAGTTCGGTCGGCTCCGTGGTGAGTGCCATCGGTAATCAAGTCTCCGGCACGACCATTCCCGGGGTATCGCCTCAGGCCACACAAGGCTTCGGCGGCGCGCTCGCACAAACCGGCAATGCCGTCACGGATCTCGGGTCGGGTGTCGGCAACGGACTTGGTCAGCTTGGCAAGTCGGGCGCCGACCCGGTCGGCACCACGCTCGCAAGCACGGGCGGTGTCGTGTCGGATCTGGGCAAGGCAGGAATATCGCTGGGCAGCGGTATCGCCGGTGTCGGCAAGAGCGGCCCGCTCGCCAACACGCCGGTCGACACGCTCACCGGTGTGTTGGGTAACGCCGTCGCGACCGTCGGACAGGGGGGCGTGCAAGGCGGTGCAGCGTTGACGCAGGCACTCACGAGTGCGCCCGTCGTGCAGGCGACAACGGCGCTCTCCTCCGCCATCTCTCCGATCACGAACACGGTGGTCACAACCACTCAGACGCTTGGCAACACGGCCGGCCTCGGCGCACCGGCCGCTGGCCTGATCGGCACACTGGGCGGCGCATTGAATTCGGCAAGTGCGCAGGTCAAGGCTGCCGCGCCGAACGCCGTCGTCGCCAGTCTCGGCAATCCACTCGGCGCACTCGGCAACACGCTCGCGAGCGCGGGTGGCCTGCTCTCGGGCAGCACAAGCACTGCCAATCCGAATGCGCTTGGCAATGTACTCGCCAACGTGGGCAACACCACAGTAACGCCCACCTCCGCAAGCGGCAGCAATCCGTTAGGTGCTGTCACCGGCTTGCTCGGTGGGCTGACGGGAGCGACGGGGGCAACAGGTATGTCCGGCAGCAATCCGCTCGGCGCAGTGACTGGCCTGCTGGGCGGGGTGACGAACACCACAGGCGGCGGTAGCGGCAGTAGCGGCGGCGCAGGTAACGCGCTTGCGCCTGTCACGACCCTGCTGAGCACCGTCACCGCCCCCTTGACGACACTGGCAAGCGCCGGCACCGGTGGCACGAGCGGCGCAGGCGGCCTGCTCGCGCCGGTGACCGGCTTGCTGGGCGGCCTCGGCGGGGCGGGCAAGTAA
- a CDS encoding collagen-like triple helix repeat-containing protein, whose amino-acid sequence MSNVLQRTLLASAAIGVIALTGCSSGGGGSGTTSTGTTGTPNAVGTTASGAGGVVSSVGNVVSALGDQVSSTQLPLVSTQASQGFGGALSNTGKAVTDLGNGVSNGLGQTGTSADAVGTTLASTGNVVTDLGHAGVSLGSGVAGIGKSGPLAGTPVDTLTSALGNVVGTVGQGGIAGGAILKQAFSGGPVTQVTSTLSAAVNPITNVVSDTTRTVGNTTGLGGPVQNLLTVLGGTVGTVGSTIKGTSPNPVVGALGNTVIATGNTVSGLGGFVNGQTSTGSSNPFGSLLGNLGTTTAGGGGSASNPLGSVTGLLGGLGGSGGSSPLAPVTGLLGGVTGGGSSGGSSSPLAPVTNLLSGVTSAAGGSSGGAAGGLGSLLAPVTGLLGSVASVGK is encoded by the coding sequence ATGTCCAACGTCCTTCAACGCACCCTTCTGGCTTCGGCCGCCATCGGCGTCATCGCCCTCACCGGCTGCTCCAGCGGCGGTGGCGGCAGCGGCACCACATCGACCGGCACCACGGGTACGCCGAACGCGGTCGGTACCACGGCTAGCGGCGCAGGCGGTGTCGTTAGCTCCGTCGGTAACGTCGTCAGCGCCCTCGGCGATCAGGTCTCCAGCACTCAATTGCCCCTCGTCTCAACGCAAGCCTCGCAAGGCTTCGGCGGCGCACTCTCCAATACCGGCAAAGCCGTCACCGACCTGGGCAATGGCGTGAGCAACGGCCTCGGCCAGACCGGCACGTCCGCAGACGCGGTGGGTACCACGCTCGCCAGCACCGGCAACGTAGTGACCGATCTGGGTCATGCCGGTGTGTCGCTCGGTAGCGGTGTCGCAGGCATCGGCAAGAGCGGCCCACTCGCCGGCACCCCGGTCGACACACTCACCAGTGCTCTCGGCAACGTGGTCGGCACCGTCGGCCAGGGCGGTATCGCCGGCGGCGCAATCCTGAAGCAAGCCTTCTCGGGCGGCCCGGTTACGCAAGTCACGTCCACCCTTTCGGCTGCCGTCAATCCGATCACCAATGTGGTGTCGGACACCACTCGCACCGTGGGTAACACCACTGGCCTCGGCGGCCCCGTACAGAACCTGTTGACGGTGCTCGGCGGTACGGTCGGCACGGTCGGCTCCACGATCAAGGGCACCTCGCCGAATCCTGTAGTCGGCGCGCTGGGCAACACCGTGATCGCCACTGGCAACACGGTCTCGGGTCTCGGCGGTTTCGTGAACGGTCAGACGTCGACCGGTTCGTCGAATCCTTTCGGCTCGCTGCTCGGCAATCTCGGCACGACGACGGCGGGTGGCGGCGGCAGCGCGTCGAACCCGCTTGGCTCGGTCACGGGGCTGCTCGGCGGGCTCGGCGGCTCGGGCGGCAGCAGCCCGCTGGCACCTGTCACGGGGTTGCTCGGCGGCGTGACAGGCGGCGGTTCGTCTGGTGGCAGCAGCAGCCCGCTGGCCCCCGTCACGAACCTCCTCTCCGGCGTGACGAGCGCAGCCGGTGGCAGTTCGGGTGGCGCGGCCGGCGGTCTCGGCTCGCTGCTCGCGCCGGTGACCGGCCTGCTCGGCAGTGTGGCGAGCGTCGGCAAGTAA